The window TCGCTTTCTCCGAAAAGGGAAACGCAACAATTAGAAGTATCCGGTTGACCCGGTAATAATTAACAGAAAGCCAAAAAGAGATAGATTATGAAACGGGCATTACAACGCAATTTACTCACTCTTTTCCTGATTTTGGGAACAACTTTTACCATCGCGGCACAACAGGTAGACAGCGACCAGTGGTCGGCTACCGATGGACTTGGCAGAGGTGTCAGAACATACTCCGATGCCGGAGACAAACGGGAGAAGTTTGTCGCCATGTTCTATTGGACCTGGCACCAGGGAAAAGATGATACTACCACTACGGTAAAAAACATTACCGAGATTGTACGCAAGCACCCGGAAGCCATGAAGGACTATAATCATCCGGCATGGGGGAAAGCAAAACCGGGCTTCTTTTACTGGGAGCAGCCATTGCTAGGTTACTACAAGACAACCGACCCGTGGGTACTGAGAAAGCATGCTGAAATGTTGGCGGACGCCAAGGTTGATGTGGTCTTCTTCGACTGCACAAACGGAAGTCTCACCTGGATAGAGTCATATGAAGCGTTGATGAAAACCTGGGATCAGGCACAAAAAGAGGGTGTGAATGTACCGAAGATTGCATTTATGCTGCCTTTCGGCCCGGCTCCCCACTCGCTGGTATCACTGAGACAGCTCTACCGGGACGTATACAAACCGGGAAGATATCAGAACCTATGGTTTATCTGGAAAGGAAAACCGGGAATCATGGCCTACCCCGACAACCTCACCGATTCGGAGGAGGATAAGGAGATTGCCAATTTCTTCACCTTCAGACCTGGTCAGCCGGACTATGTGGATGGTCCCAAACGGAAAGACCATTGGGCATGGCTCGAGAACTATCCCCAGAAAGGATATGTGCCACAACCCGATGGCACGTTTGAACAGGTAGCCGTGGGAGTGGCACAGAATGCAGCTCCTGAAACCAACGGTCATTGCAGTGCTTTCAACCTGCCCGGCTCCCAGGGTAGGGACTTCTCCTTCAGGAACGGATTTGACCCAAGGGTCGACGGTTATCTCTACGGATGGAACTTTCAGGAACAGTGGGATCGTGCCTTTGAGATTGATCCCGAACTGGTGTTTGTTACCGGATGGAATGAATATATCGCCGGTCAGTGGCTCCCCAAAGATGGCTGGACAGGAGATCCCTTCTCATTTGTGGATCAGTTTGACTGGAAACGGAGCAGAGATATCGAACCCAACAAGGGATGGGGAGACAAGGGGGATTCCTATTACCTGCAACTGGTGGACAATGTAAGGAAATTCAAGGGGATGTCCCCACCTGCAAAAATCTCCGCCCCCAAGACCATCAAGATCGGAAAGCCCGGTCAGTGGGACGATGTGGCTCCATCCTACAACCACTACAAAGGCAACACCTTCCATCGCGATCACCCCGGCAGGAACAACACCTACTATACCAACAATACCGGTCGCAACGACATCGTCAAGGCTAAAGTGGCCAGGGATCAGGAATTTCTCTATTTCTACGTGGAGTGTGCCGAACCCCTTACCTCCAGAAAAGAGCGCAACTGGATGATGCTCTTTATCGATATCGACAGGGACAAATCTACCGGATGGAACGGTTACGACTACATCATCAACCGGCAGAGCCCGACCTCAAAGGAGGTGATCGTGGAAAAGAACGTCGGCAATCGATGGGAATGGGAAGAGGTGAAACGGGAGCGATATATTGTTGCCGGAAACCGGCTGGAGATCAAAGTAAATAGAGCAACCGTCGGAGTGAAGGGGAAAAGTCTCGACTTTGAATTCAAGTGGAACGACAACATGCAGGAGAATGGCAACATCATGGATTTCTACGTAAATGGTGATACTGCTCCTGGAGGAAGATTCAATTTTGTTTATTCGGAGAGCGCGAAATGAGACGAAGTTACCCAACCGCCCTTTTTCTCCTCCTGCTGACGCTAAGTGTAAGCTGCGGCAAGGAGAGTGGCAGATACTTGAGTTTCGACCGGCAGTCGGCCAATCACCTGGCCATTGACTCGCTCAATGGGAACCAGTTTGGCATTACCACCCTTGGAAACGACCCCTATGTCACGCTGAAGGAGCAGGATCTGTCGCCCGCCGACGGAAAAACGGTGCTCACCTTTGAATACATCAGCGAGAAAGGGGTAAACTTCATGGAGATATATTTTCTCACACGGGAGACAGGCTCCGTTGGATCGAATGTGGCAGGCATGCTGAAATGCCCTGGATTGATACCGGCCGGTGAGATGACCAGTTACTCGGTCGACCTGGGCGAGGCCGTTGCAAAGGCCAACTGGAACCCGGAGAAGGATCTGTTGCGGATCGATTTTGGAGATCAGCCCGATACCCGGGTCACTATCCGGAATATCCACTTCCGTAGACGCAACAGGGCTGAAGATGCCATCTTCAAGGAGTGGGAGGCTTTCAGGGTATCCGACAGGCAACAGAACAACCGGTTGGAGGGTTACCTTTCCACTACCTATCCCGCATCGATTACCCGGGTAGAGGTGTACGATTCCACGATCCTCATCCAGGGAAATGTTGATGCCGGCAAAGGCAGCAGGCTGCTCTGTGCAGTAAGGCCCTGGGAGAGTCCCCTCAACGCCGGAGAGCTTGATGGTACGGAAATAACCGGGAAATCCTTCACCGTGGAGAGACCCAGGTATGAGGAGATCGACGGATTCAACTATGATCACGCACTCTCCAGATGGATGATTGCCGGCAAAGAGGGGATCCTCTCATCGGCCCGTTATGCCGACAGCATCACCCCACGGGAGATGATGCCGAAAGGGGTCCTGAAGGGGAGAAAGGGCATCGGAGGATACCATATTTCAAGGGGACACAGCTCCGATCTTGTAGATATCCCGGTCACCAGTATCACGGTCAATGTCTGGCTCTCCCGTTTCCTCCATCTCGACAGGAAGGAGAACACCATCGAACACCGGTTCAATGGGAGGAGCTACTATTTCGATGCCAAGGTGGTGGATGGTTACGACAAGACACTTTTAGAGGCACTCAAACATGATATTGTAGTTGCCGCGATCATTCTGGTGAATTCGGCAGATCAATCTGCCGACCCGAAGGTAGGCGAACTGCTTCAGGATGAGAACTTCGGTGGAGAACATGCATTCTATACAATGCCCAACATGGGCTCTGCCGAAAGCGTACACTGTTATGCGGCCGCAC of the Petrimonas mucosa genome contains:
- a CDS encoding DUF5722 domain-containing protein, whose protein sequence is MRRSYPTALFLLLLTLSVSCGKESGRYLSFDRQSANHLAIDSLNGNQFGITTLGNDPYVTLKEQDLSPADGKTVLTFEYISEKGVNFMEIYFLTRETGSVGSNVAGMLKCPGLIPAGEMTSYSVDLGEAVAKANWNPEKDLLRIDFGDQPDTRVTIRNIHFRRRNRAEDAIFKEWEAFRVSDRQQNNRLEGYLSTTYPASITRVEVYDSTILIQGNVDAGKGSRLLCAVRPWESPLNAGELDGTEITGKSFTVERPRYEEIDGFNYDHALSRWMIAGKEGILSSARYADSITPREMMPKGVLKGRKGIGGYHISRGHSSDLVDIPVTSITVNVWLSRFLHLDRKENTIEHRFNGRSYYFDAKVVDGYDKTLLEALKHDIVVAAIILVNSADQSADPKVGELLQDENFGGEHAFYTMPNMGSAESVHCYAAALDFLASRYSRKDNKFGRIHHWIIHNEVDAGNVWTNMGDDRPLQVFLDAYHRSMRLCYNIARKYDANSEVLASFTHSWSEPVPVDGDYATLDLLKGLLKYSAVEGDFRWGIAYHPYPEDLNEPKTWNDRSATFSMNSPMITFKNLEVLDRWIKQPENLYLGSQKRTVWLSENGTNSRTYGEQDLKEQAAGFAYAWKKMKHLDGIDAFQWHNWMDGRGEFGLRIGLRKYPDDENDPAGKKPVWYLYQAADTPQEDKVFEPYKSVIGVSDWSEVLHEVK